In Gavia stellata isolate bGavSte3 unplaced genomic scaffold, bGavSte3.hap2 HAP2_SCAFFOLD_1172, whole genome shotgun sequence, a genomic segment contains:
- the LOC132321184 gene encoding E3 ubiquitin-protein ligase BRE1B-like, whose amino-acid sequence MLRPHPGAGQEEEALLSEMDVTGQAFEDMQEQNLRLLQQLREKDDANFKLMSERIKANQIHKLLREEKDELAEQVLALKAQVDAQLLVVQKLEEKERGLQSSLAAVEKELALRSQALELNKRKAVEAAQLAEDLRAQGEHVQARLRELQACAAENRAAKDKESLSLKRAQEELSQLRRKLEKQRKVEVYADADQILQEEIKEYRARLTCPCCNARKKDAVLTKCFHVFCFECVKSRYDTRQRKCPKCNAAFGAHDFHRVYIS is encoded by the exons ATGTTGCGGCCCCACCCCGGggcggggcaggaggaggaggcgctGCTGTCGGAGATGGACGTGACGGGTCAGGCCTTCGAGGACATGCAGGAGCAGAACCtgcggctgctgcagcagctgcggGAGAAGGACGACGCCAACTTCAAGCTGATGTCGGAGAGGATTAAGGCCAACCAGATCCACAAGCTGCTGCGGGAGGAGAAGGACGAGTTGGCCGAGCAGGTCCTCGCCCTCAAGGCTCAG GTGGACGCCCAGTTGCTGGTGGTgcagaagctggaggagaaggagcgggggctgcagagcagtcTGGCGGCGGTGGAGAAGGAGTTGGCCCTGCGCTCCCAAGCTCTGGAGCTCAACAAGAGGAAG GCGGTGGAAGCGGCGCAGCTGGCGGAGGACCTGCGGGCGCAGGGGGAGCACGTCCAGgcgcggctgcgggagctgcagGCTTGCGCCGCCGAGAACCGGGCCGCCAAGGACAAGGAGTCCCTCAGCCTCAAACGGGCCCAG GAGGAGCTGTCGCAGCTGCGGCggaagctggagaagcagcgGAAGGTGGAGGTCTACGCCGACGCCGACCAGATCCTCCAGGAGGAGATCAAGGAGTATCGG GCCCGCCTGACCTGCCCGTGCTGCAACGCCCGCAAGAAGGACGCCGTCCTCACCAAGTGCTTCCACGTCTTCTGCTTCGAGTGCGTCAAGAGCCGCTACGACACGCGCCAGCGCAAGTGCCCCAAGTGCAACGCCGCCTTCGGCGCCCACGACTTCCACCGCGTCTACATCAGCTGA
- the LOC132321185 gene encoding E3 ubiquitin-protein ligase BRE1B-like has protein sequence MLRPHPGAGQEEEALLSEMDVTGQAFEDMQEQNLRLLQQLREKDDANFKLMSERIKANQIHKLLREEKDELAEQVLALKAQVDAQLLVVQKLEEKERGLQSSLAAVEKELALRSQALELNKRKAVEAAQLAEDLRAQGEHVQAWLRELQACAAENRAAKDKESLSLKRAQEELSQLRRKLEKQRKVEVYADADQILQEEIKEYRARLTCPCCNARKKDAVLTKCFHVFCFECVKSRYDTRQRKCPKCNAAFGAHDFHRVYIS, from the exons ATGTTGCGGCCCCACCCCGGggcggggcaggaggaggaggcgctGCTGTCGGAGATGGACGTGACGGGTCAGGCCTTCGAGGACATGCAGGAGCAGAACCtgcggctgctgcagcagctgcggGAGAAGGACGACGCCAACTTCAAGCTGATGTCGGAGAGGATTAAGGCCAACCAGATCCACAAGCTGCTGCGGGAGGAGAAGGACGAGTTGGCCGAGCAGGTCCTCGCCCTCAAGGCTCAG GTGGACGCCCAGTTGCTGGTGGTgcagaagctggaggagaaggagcgggggctgcagagcagtcTGGCGGCGGTGGAGAAGGAGTTGGCCCTGCGCTCCCAAGCTCTGGAGCTCAACAAGAGGAAG GCGGTGGAAGCGGCGCAGCTGGCGGAGGACCTGCGGGCGCAGGGGGAGCACGTCCAGGCGTGGCTGCGGGAGCTGCAGGCTTGCGCCGCCGAGAACCGGGCCGCCAAGGACAAGGAGTCCCTCAGCCTCAAACGGGCCCAG GAGGAGCTGTCGCAGCTGCGGCggaagctggagaagcagcgGAAGGTGGAGGTCTACGCCGACGCCGACCAGATCCTCCAGGAGGAGATCAAGGAGTATCGG GCCCGCCTGACCTGCCCGTGCTGCAACGCCCGCAAGAAGGACGCCGTCCTCACCAAGTGCTTCCACGTCTTCTGCTTCGAGTGCGTCAAGAGCCGCTACGACACGCGCCAGCGCAAGTGCCCCAAGTGCAACGCCGCCTTCGGCGCCCACGACTTCCACCGCGTCTACATCAGCTGA